A single Brassica rapa cultivar Chiifu-401-42 chromosome A04, CAAS_Brap_v3.01, whole genome shotgun sequence DNA region contains:
- the LOC103863914 gene encoding AIG2-like protein A isoform X3 has translation MLSFTMSSSMERTPEIISVTLPGFKRFRLKGRLYPCIVPSEAGEVHGKVLMGLTDKELSNLDAVEGNEYEKVTVEVVRKENSAKMIVKTYIWINKNDPDMYGEWDFEEWKQLHMPKFMETIKEIIEINKNHQGKGVEDYTQILHKNLGDAPLS, from the exons ATGCTCAGCTTCACGATGTCTTCGTCTATGGAACGTACTCCGGAAATCATCTCTGTAACACTCCCTGGCTT TAAGAGGTTTAGGCTCAAAGGACGTTTGTATCCATGTATTGTGCCGTCTGAGGCAGGAGAAGTCCATGGAAAG GTGCTAATGGGATTGACGGATAAAGAACTATCAAATTTAGATGCTGTTGAGGGCAATGAATACGAGAAAGTGACAGTTGAAGTTGTAAGGAAG GAAAATTCTGCGAAGATGATagtgaaaacatatatatggaTTAACAAAAATGATCCTGATATGTATGGAGAATGGGACTTCGAG GAGTGGAAACAGCTACACATGCCGAAATTCATGGAGACTATCAAAGAAATCATTGAAATAAATAAGAATCATCAAGGAAAGGGAGTAGAAGATTACACCCAAATTCTTCACAAAAACCTTGGGGATGCTCCGTTGTCTTGA
- the LOC117133576 gene encoding thioredoxin reductase 2-like, with protein sequence MEEARYVQGVEDHAAEKGVLGGLKVKNVVTGDVSDLKVSGLFFAIGHEPAAKFLDGQLELDEDGYVVTKPSTTKTSVVGVFTAGDVQDKSYRQAITAAGTGLFSTSLFMFIEK encoded by the coding sequence ATGGAGGAGGCGAGATACGTTCAGGGCGTCGAAGATCATGCAGCAGAGAAAGGCgtgcttggtggtttgaaggtGAAGAACGTTGTTACTGGTGATGTTTCGGATTTGAAAGTGTCTGGGTTGTTCTTTGCGATTGGTCATGAGCCGGCAGCGAAGTTCTTGGATGGGCAGCTTGAGCTTGATGAGGATGGGTATGTGGTGACCAAGCCTAGTACCACTAAGACTAGCGTGGTTGGTGTGTTCACTGCTGGAGATGTGCAAGACAAGAGCTATAGACAGGCCATTACAGCTGCAGGAACTGGTTTGTTTTCCACATCTCTATTTATGTTTATAGAAAAGTAG